In Archangium violaceum, the following are encoded in one genomic region:
- a CDS encoding acyltransferase family protein, with product MTRPGTSLFDLGKPSSRHPGLDGARGLAVVAMVLGHTLDALLAPEVRVHPWVQRYWEFRGITAPLFLLVAGFAVVAALGTSPASAGQSFFRRVRRALLLLFLGYFLHWPGWATAHSLGWGVELRTLVFTFDALQSIGVSLLVGAAVLVLARGTWTRAVALALLAVGIPLASSLLWNAATAWPVELQQAVGMPGSRFPLFPWAGYFFAGALAAHLLRLLRPGWPQGLALVALGAGLLALTQRLPADWSPTSAWLVAFRVGEGLLVLGVINLLPQMFSRPLAPLGRTSLWIYVLHLPVVYGWAGTAGLAGRVGPTLGLLPALGVGLGLLGVCFLVARLGRMVRGSRGPADGTTWRARPVPVDGAALRSGQRT from the coding sequence GTGACACGCCCCGGCACATCTCTCTTCGACCTCGGCAAGCCCTCCTCCCGTCACCCCGGACTCGACGGGGCACGAGGATTGGCCGTGGTGGCGATGGTGCTGGGGCACACGCTGGACGCGCTGCTCGCGCCCGAGGTCCGCGTCCACCCCTGGGTGCAGCGGTACTGGGAGTTCCGCGGCATCACCGCTCCCCTCTTCCTGCTGGTGGCCGGCTTCGCCGTGGTGGCCGCGCTCGGCACCTCCCCGGCCAGCGCGGGCCAGTCCTTCTTCCGCCGGGTGCGGCGGGCCCTGCTGCTCCTCTTCCTCGGCTACTTCCTGCACTGGCCGGGCTGGGCCACCGCCCACTCGCTCGGCTGGGGCGTGGAGCTGCGCACCCTCGTCTTCACCTTCGATGCGCTGCAGAGCATCGGCGTGAGCCTGCTGGTGGGCGCCGCCGTGCTGGTGCTCGCGCGCGGCACCTGGACGCGGGCCGTGGCGCTCGCCCTGCTCGCCGTGGGCATCCCCCTGGCCAGTTCCCTCCTGTGGAACGCCGCCACGGCCTGGCCCGTGGAGTTGCAACAGGCGGTGGGCATGCCGGGCTCGCGCTTCCCGCTCTTCCCCTGGGCGGGCTACTTCTTCGCCGGAGCGCTCGCCGCCCACCTGCTGCGGCTGCTGCGGCCCGGCTGGCCCCAGGGGCTCGCCCTGGTGGCGCTCGGCGCGGGGCTGCTGGCCCTCACCCAGCGCCTGCCCGCCGACTGGAGCCCCACCAGCGCCTGGCTCGTGGCCTTCCGCGTCGGCGAGGGACTCCTCGTGCTGGGTGTCATCAACCTGTTGCCCCAGATGTTCTCGCGGCCCCTCGCGCCGCTGGGCCGCACCTCGCTGTGGATCTACGTGCTGCACCTGCCGGTGGTGTACGGCTGGGCCGGCACCGCGGGGCTGGCCGGGCGCGTGGGCCCCACCCTGGGACTGCTGCCCGCGCTGGGCGTGGGCCTCGGGTTGCTCGGGGTGTGTTTCCTCGTGGCCCGCCTGGGCCGGATGGTGCGCGGAAGCCGCGGCCCCGCGGACGGCACGACGTGGCGCGCCCGCCCGGTGCCGGTCGACGGCGCCGCGCTGCGCTCCGGCCAGCGCACCTAA
- a CDS encoding TRL-like family protein yields MNLLRKLSVVAVLSLGLSGCAGVAFIGTGAPGSSGLYAQTTSNSFINEQTKLGSKSGESCITSILGLVTTGDAGVNETAKKAGISRVTHIDQKLTNIIGVYATYCVVVYGD; encoded by the coding sequence ATGAACCTGCTTCGCAAGCTGTCCGTCGTCGCCGTCCTGTCCCTCGGCCTGTCCGGCTGCGCGGGTGTCGCGTTCATCGGCACCGGCGCCCCCGGCTCCTCCGGCCTCTACGCGCAGACCACCAGCAACAGCTTCATCAACGAGCAGACCAAGCTGGGCTCCAAGTCCGGTGAGAGCTGCATCACGTCCATCCTCGGGCTCGTCACCACGGGCGATGCCGGCGTGAACGAGACGGCCAAGAAGGCCGGCATCAGCCGCGTCACCCACATCGACCAGAAGCTCACCAACATCATCGGCGTGTACGCCACGTACTGCGTCGTGGTGTACGGCGACTAG
- a CDS encoding cytochrome-c peroxidase produces the protein MKLKSLVRPLILAAATVGAAAFAQAAKPAAPAAPTAAQQQVVIDRALLGVFKALPARFEDPKNPITPEKVELGRMLYFDTRLSKNQDVSCNSCHDLNKFGVDGKPTSPGHKKQLGGRNSPTVYNAGGHILQFWDGRAPNLEEQAKGPILNPVEMAMPNEARVVETLKSIPGYVTAFQKAFPGQADAVTYDNMAKAIGAFERQLVTPSRFDKFLAGDEKALTEAEKHGLKKFLEQGCQTCHNGPAIGGSLQKLGLVVPFQSKDQGRFDLTKQESDRMIFRVPTLRNVTKTGPWFHDGSVTEIQTAVKLMAQHQFGKQITDEDAKAIVTFLDSLTGELPKSYITKPKLPASGPKTPKPDPT, from the coding sequence ATGAAACTCAAGAGCCTCGTTCGTCCCCTCATCCTGGCCGCCGCCACCGTTGGCGCCGCGGCCTTTGCTCAGGCGGCCAAACCGGCCGCACCGGCCGCCCCCACCGCCGCTCAGCAGCAGGTCGTCATCGACCGCGCCCTGCTCGGCGTGTTCAAGGCGCTGCCGGCCCGCTTCGAGGACCCCAAGAACCCCATCACCCCGGAGAAGGTGGAGCTGGGGCGCATGCTGTACTTCGACACCCGTCTGTCGAAGAACCAGGACGTGTCCTGCAACAGCTGCCACGACCTGAACAAGTTCGGCGTGGACGGCAAGCCCACCTCGCCGGGCCACAAGAAGCAGCTGGGCGGCCGCAACTCGCCCACCGTGTACAACGCCGGTGGTCACATCCTGCAGTTCTGGGATGGCCGCGCCCCCAACCTCGAGGAGCAGGCCAAGGGCCCCATCCTCAACCCCGTCGAGATGGCGATGCCCAACGAGGCGCGCGTCGTCGAGACGCTGAAGTCCATCCCCGGCTACGTCACCGCCTTCCAGAAGGCATTCCCGGGCCAGGCCGACGCCGTCACCTACGACAACATGGCCAAGGCCATTGGCGCCTTCGAGCGCCAGCTCGTCACCCCCTCGCGCTTCGACAAGTTCCTGGCCGGTGACGAGAAGGCGCTCACCGAGGCGGAGAAGCACGGCCTGAAGAAGTTCCTCGAGCAGGGCTGCCAGACCTGCCACAACGGCCCGGCCATCGGCGGCTCGCTGCAGAAGCTGGGTCTCGTGGTGCCCTTCCAGTCCAAGGACCAGGGCCGCTTCGACCTGACCAAGCAGGAGTCGGACCGGATGATCTTCCGCGTCCCCACCCTGCGCAACGTGACGAAGACGGGCCCGTGGTTCCACGACGGCTCCGTCACGGAGATCCAGACGGCCGTGAAGCTGATGGCCCAGCACCAGTTCGGCAAGCAGATCACCGACGAGGACGCGAAGGCGATCGTCACCTTCCTGGACTCGCTCACCGGTGAGCTGCCCAAGAGCTACATCACCAAGCCGAAGCTGCCGGCCAGCGGCCCCAAGACGCCGAAGCCGGACCCGACGTAA
- a CDS encoding PLP-dependent aminotransferase family protein: MSGGTELPLAGWAKELQPSAIQDALQRILRPGVLSLALGLPAEELFPAQGLAEAAARVLAEQPLAALQYGAALQPLRQKVVELMALRGVRCSPEQVFLTAGSQQAMSLLARLFLEPGSTVLLEERVYSGFQQVLEPFQPRRLTVGTDLSTGIDVDAVEAVLRRGERPSLLYVMSDGHNPLGVRMSAEKRERLVKVARDYRLPIIEDDAYGLLQYEPDPLPPLRALESQWVFYLGSFSKILAPSLRVGWLVVPEELIHRLATVKEASDIDTTSFAQRVVLAFLESGRLDAHLARLRDEYRRRRDALLGALETHFPSGAKWTRPSSGMFVWVELPGNVDTTALLMRAVEQEQVAFLPGQAFAVPGGPSAAHCLRLNFSHCEPDVLRDAVARLARVLRKG; this comes from the coding sequence ATGAGCGGTGGTACCGAGCTTCCACTCGCGGGGTGGGCCAAGGAGCTACAGCCCTCCGCCATCCAGGACGCGTTGCAGCGCATCCTGCGGCCCGGCGTGCTGTCGCTGGCGCTGGGATTGCCGGCGGAGGAGCTGTTCCCCGCGCAGGGTCTGGCCGAGGCGGCGGCGCGGGTGCTCGCGGAGCAGCCGCTGGCCGCGTTGCAGTATGGCGCCGCGCTCCAGCCCCTGCGCCAGAAGGTGGTGGAGCTGATGGCCCTGCGCGGCGTGAGGTGCTCGCCAGAGCAGGTGTTCCTCACCGCCGGCTCCCAACAGGCCATGAGTCTGCTGGCCCGGCTGTTCCTGGAGCCCGGCAGCACCGTGCTGTTGGAGGAGCGCGTCTACTCCGGCTTCCAGCAGGTGTTGGAGCCCTTCCAGCCGAGGCGGTTGACGGTGGGGACGGACCTGTCCACCGGCATCGACGTGGATGCGGTGGAGGCGGTGTTGCGCCGGGGCGAGCGGCCCTCGCTGCTCTACGTCATGAGCGATGGGCACAACCCGCTCGGCGTGCGCATGTCCGCGGAGAAGCGGGAGCGGCTGGTGAAGGTGGCGCGCGACTACCGCCTGCCCATCATCGAGGACGACGCCTACGGCCTGCTCCAGTACGAGCCGGATCCGCTGCCGCCGCTGCGGGCGCTGGAGAGCCAGTGGGTGTTCTACCTGGGCTCCTTCTCCAAGATATTGGCCCCGTCGCTGCGGGTGGGGTGGTTGGTGGTGCCGGAGGAGCTCATCCACCGGCTGGCCACGGTGAAGGAGGCGAGCGATATCGACACCACGTCCTTCGCCCAGCGCGTGGTGCTGGCCTTCCTGGAGTCGGGCCGTCTGGATGCGCACCTGGCGCGGCTGCGGGATGAGTACCGGCGGCGGCGGGACGCGCTGCTGGGTGCGCTCGAGACGCACTTCCCCTCGGGGGCGAAGTGGACGCGGCCCTCCAGTGGCATGTTCGTCTGGGTGGAGCTGCCGGGGAACGTGGACACCACGGCGCTGCTGATGCGGGCGGTGGAGCAGGAGCAGGTGGCCTTCCTGCCCGGCCAGGCCTTCGCGGTGCCCGGCGGGCCGTCGGCCGCGCACTGCTTGCGGCTCAACTTCTCCCACTGCGAGCCCGACGTCCTGCGGGACGCGGTGGCCCGGCTCGCGCGCGTCCTGCGCAAGGGCTGA
- the hppD gene encoding 4-hydroxyphenylpyruvate dioxygenase, with protein MTFEEIDHIELYVEDVGQAARFFTSCLGFRAVAEGGPETGLEGRSSQLLQQGSLRMLLTQGLDPQGPVAGYVQRHGDGVRDIALRSRDVVADFELAVRRGARPVEEPGVVEDGHGRRLVRAAVAGMGDVVHSLIQRDGPRDFFVPRGFRALESGAAPTRELVSSLDHLAICLAPGTLDETVRFYQEVFGYRVTHEENVRTRKSGMNSKVVQSASGRVCLPMQEPATGESPGQIAEFLAAHGGPGVQHVAMLTPDIASSVRALSQRGLDFLEIPSTYYEVLESRLGQLGLDVGVLRELGVLVDRDEWGLLMQAFTRSRHSRGTLFFEMVERKDARGFGGANIRALFEAVEREHARRVA; from the coding sequence ATGACTTTTGAAGAAATAGACCATATCGAGCTCTACGTCGAGGACGTGGGACAGGCTGCTCGTTTCTTCACATCATGCCTGGGGTTCCGGGCGGTTGCCGAGGGGGGGCCCGAGACGGGGCTGGAGGGGCGCAGCAGCCAGCTCTTGCAGCAAGGGAGCCTGCGGATGCTGTTGACACAGGGCCTGGACCCGCAGGGGCCGGTGGCCGGGTACGTCCAACGGCATGGGGATGGGGTGCGCGACATCGCCCTGCGTTCGCGTGACGTGGTGGCGGACTTCGAGCTGGCCGTGCGGCGTGGCGCCCGGCCCGTGGAGGAGCCCGGGGTGGTGGAGGACGGGCACGGCCGCCGGCTCGTGCGCGCCGCGGTGGCGGGCATGGGGGACGTGGTCCACTCGCTCATCCAGCGTGACGGACCCCGGGACTTCTTCGTGCCGCGGGGCTTCCGGGCCCTGGAGTCCGGAGCGGCCCCCACGCGCGAGCTGGTCTCGAGCCTGGATCACCTCGCCATCTGCCTGGCGCCGGGCACGCTGGATGAGACGGTGCGCTTCTACCAGGAGGTTTTCGGCTACCGTGTGACGCACGAGGAGAACGTGCGGACACGCAAGAGCGGGATGAATTCCAAGGTGGTGCAGAGTGCCTCGGGCCGGGTGTGTCTGCCGATGCAGGAGCCGGCCACGGGCGAGAGTCCTGGGCAGATCGCCGAGTTCCTGGCCGCTCACGGGGGGCCGGGGGTGCAGCACGTGGCGATGCTCACCCCGGACATCGCCTCGAGCGTGCGGGCCCTGAGCCAGCGCGGCCTCGATTTCCTGGAGATTCCCTCCACCTATTACGAGGTGCTGGAGTCGCGGCTGGGCCAGCTGGGGCTGGACGTGGGCGTGCTGCGCGAGCTGGGCGTCCTGGTGGATCGCGACGAGTGGGGCCTGCTGATGCAGGCGTTCACCCGCTCGCGGCACTCGCGGGGGACGCTCTTCTTCGAGATGGTGGAGCGCAAGGACGCACGCGGCTTCGGAGGCGCCAACATCCGCGCGCTCTTCGAGGCGGTGGAGCGCGAGCACGCCCGGAGGGTGGCATGA